A genomic window from Pseudonocardia broussonetiae includes:
- a CDS encoding aldo/keto reductase, whose protein sequence is MTTARTTPIDLGVQGFGAMRLRADDDPDRDPARVIGAALDAGVRMVDTADAYGNEELVGRAVAHRRDGVVLASKFGLVWRGRVAGEFDVRADAAYVREACDASLRRLGTDRIDLYYLHHRSDSVPVEETVAALSGLVEAGKIGAVGLSNVTADDLRRAHAVHPVAALQERWSLDARGIETELVRTAADLGVTVVAHSPTGHGTLHDPDGAGRAVLREVAAAHGVGAGQAALAWVHARGRVHGLGVVPLPGTTRVAHARENVAAASLVLAPEELARLDAAWPAETLPA, encoded by the coding sequence ATGACCACCGCAAGGACGACGCCGATCGACCTGGGCGTCCAGGGCTTCGGAGCCATGCGCCTGCGCGCCGACGACGACCCCGACCGCGACCCCGCCCGCGTCATCGGCGCGGCGCTCGACGCCGGCGTCCGGATGGTCGACACCGCCGACGCCTACGGCAACGAGGAGCTCGTCGGGCGGGCGGTCGCGCACCGCAGGGACGGGGTGGTGCTGGCGAGCAAGTTCGGCCTCGTGTGGCGGGGCCGGGTCGCGGGGGAGTTCGACGTCCGGGCCGATGCCGCCTACGTCCGCGAGGCCTGCGACGCCAGTCTCCGGCGGCTCGGCACCGATCGCATCGACCTCTACTACCTGCACCACCGCAGCGACTCCGTCCCCGTCGAGGAGACGGTCGCGGCCCTCTCCGGGCTGGTCGAGGCCGGGAAGATCGGCGCCGTCGGCCTGTCGAACGTGACCGCCGACGACCTCCGACGCGCCCACGCCGTGCACCCCGTCGCGGCGCTGCAGGAGCGGTGGTCGCTGGACGCGCGGGGCATCGAGACCGAGCTCGTGCGCACCGCGGCCGACCTCGGCGTCACGGTCGTCGCGCACTCGCCGACCGGTCACGGCACCCTGCACGACCCGGACGGCGCGGGGCGGGCGGTCCTGCGCGAGGTCGCCGCGGCCCACGGGGTGGGCGCGGGGCAGGCCGCGCTCGCCTGGGTCCACGCCCGCGGCCGCGTGCACGGCCTCGGCGTGGTGCCGCTGCCCGGCACGACCCGCGTCGCGCACGCCCGGGAGAACGTCGCGGCGGCCTCGCTCGTGCTCGCGCCCGAGGAGCTGGCCCGGCTCGACGCCGCGTGGCCTGCGGAGACCCTCCCCGCGTAG
- a CDS encoding polysaccharide deacetylase family protein, translated as MTAPVAAHEVVPVVGEAPALPVPEVLTDVVGTPAVARTVALTFDDGPDPRWTPQVLDLLARHHAVATFCLLGENAARHPELVRAIVDAGMRLCDHSRSHVIDPAAPGDGLAHAELVDLAGTEVPWFRAPGGAWSPALQAAAGAAGMRPLGWSVDSRDWTRPGVDAIVAQVQRGIHPGAVVLLHDGGGHRDQTVAALEQLLPWLEAQCWTTGFPDGA; from the coding sequence GTGACCGCGCCCGTCGCGGCGCACGAGGTCGTGCCCGTGGTCGGGGAGGCCCCCGCGCTGCCCGTCCCCGAGGTCCTCACCGACGTCGTCGGCACCCCGGCAGTGGCCCGGACCGTCGCGCTCACGTTCGACGACGGCCCCGACCCGCGGTGGACGCCGCAGGTGCTCGACCTGCTGGCCCGCCACCACGCCGTTGCCACGTTCTGCCTGCTGGGCGAGAACGCCGCCCGTCACCCGGAGCTGGTCCGGGCGATCGTCGACGCCGGAATGCGCCTGTGCGACCACAGCCGCAGCCACGTCATCGACCCCGCGGCGCCCGGCGACGGCCTGGCCCACGCCGAACTGGTGGACCTCGCGGGCACCGAGGTGCCGTGGTTCCGCGCCCCCGGCGGCGCCTGGTCGCCGGCGCTGCAGGCCGCGGCGGGTGCCGCGGGCATGCGCCCGCTGGGCTGGAGCGTCGACTCCCGCGACTGGACCCGCCCCGGCGTCGACGCGATCGTGGCGCAGGTGCAGCGCGGGATCCACCCCGGCGCCGTGGTGCTCCTGCACGACGGCGGCGGCCACCGCGACCAGACCGTCGCGGCCCTGGAGCAGCTGCTGCCCTGGCTCGAGGCGCAGTGCTGGACGACGGGGTTCCCGGACGGCGCCTGA